The genomic interval tgctgcatccccgAAGCCGCCAACTTCACTGCTGCCACTTTCAGGTCTACAGCAATCCTTTTCTTCATTTGAGCAGCCACTTATGAAGTAACCCCATATGTGTGCAATTCCAATATTAAAGCCaggctctacactgcatggttCAAGTGTCATGGAGTGTAAAGAAAGGTCACCAGGTGAAGGGAAAAAGcttctttgttaataaaacaatacatgtcttttgccaaaacatttttttgttacggGTTAACTTACACTTTAAGACCTAATTATAAATTTCAGTTAATTGTTTACAGACTTGATCCCCAATGAATTCAGAGATAGTTACATGAATTGAATCTGATATCTCTACATCAGCCTTCTGGACAACTATATGAATCTAGGAGATTGATTGATCTTTGATTGGATCaatttaatatttactaataCTGGTTTGTTTTGGctttgaatattttgtatttctttagccCTGATGAACAATGACAAGTTCATCCTGTGACTTCTTTTGTGATAATAAATTGGTCAAGAACTGTGGTGGTGCTCTTTATTTCAACTTGTTACCCTGTGCCTAGCTATAGAAAGAAACCTCTGATGTCTGGGCAGTAAATAGGCAGTTGATTCATTCATTAAAGACAGAAAACAATATAGCCATCTGGATTCAAGCCCTTCTTATACTTTATATCTGAACATTTCTCCACTTCTTGTTGTTCATCATCAGTATCTGGAAGAATGATCTTTGCATTTTCATCTTTGTTTCTGAGAGGTTGATTCTTTCCCTATCTTTGGGGAggtatgtatttctttatatgttcACTCTAAAAAAGCTGGTGGTCTCCCATGTCTGgaatacagtggcttcagaaagcaTTCAGATccctttagtttttattattgtgttatgaTGTAGTCTGATGCTACaatccttgattttttttctcactaaTCCACACTCAGTAcctcataatgacaaagtgaaaactgaattttggaaatgcattaaaaagaaaaaaaactgaaatacaatatcacatttacatagcCTCAGATCTAAactttatgtctggaggaaaccgaACACCGCAATCACCTGCTCAGTACCATCctaacagtgaagcatggtggtggcagcatcttGTGGGGGGTGGTGGTTCAGCAGCAGGGACAaggagactggtcagggttgacccaaagcacacagcaaagacaaAACAGCATTGGCCTAAGTTACATAGTGACATATCTGTGAATATCCTAGAGGTGCCCAGCCAAAGCCCTGACTTGAATCCTAATGAACgtctctggagagacctgaaaattgcTGTCCACCGAAGATCCctatccaacctgactgagcttgagagaATCTGCAAAGAaaattcatccatccttcccactgcttctcttctgctgcatctctttgtagttctcttcattggcttccatttcagctgagaatcaaattcaagctcctgtgctttgtcttcaaatctctacacagttcttgtcccacttacatttctgacctggtagaaacatactccccctgccgctctcttctcttccaatgacctactaatgacttcctcactcataacctcatcacacgcacggctccaagacttttctggagctgtcccaactctctggaatggtcttcctcatcctattcggcttgctcctacttcctgcttgtttaaaagagcgctcaaaacccatttttttaaacttgcctacccatcttcttctgtcctttgaaaccatcactactccccaccactacatatctcctctcctattgtgtattacttcccccacctactaaattgtaagctcttctcccatgtcactgtctgtattcgtctgtcatttgcaacccatatataatgtacagcgctgcgtaatatgttggcgctatataatacctgtttattaatgacaatattatttaaaaaaaaaaaagaaaatccctgaACCAGGAGTTCAACTAAGCATTGTCATTATGAGGTGCTGCGTGTAGATGAATGAGAAAGATAAAGGATTACAACACGTGTAGTATCAgtctgcaacataacaaaactaaaacaaaagaagtgggtgtgaatactttctgaagccacaaCATGTTCCCACATCTCTGCATTGTCTTTCCTGAGGGGCTGATGATGCCCAATTCCTGGAGGGAACAAATCCCTAAATCAGCTGATAGCCCCCCTTCTACCTGGGATGCGGCTGATCTCCCATCACTAGAAGGCATCCTACCCCGAATCCCTAGGGACCAAGGGacaaaatttgtgttttgctaTCAGCAACTCTTTTAGAAAAGAAATCTTTAGTTTGGCAGGtactaaagagaaccagtcatgaaCGAGCTATAGGATAcatagtaataaatatgtacatttataaaagcttATTCATGAAGCACCATTGTATTTAGCTTTATTTACTTATCTGGCCCCTCTGCCATGGCCCATGGATCACATGACCCCAGTCATACAGGGAAGCTGACAGGTCAGGAATGGTCATACTATGAATATAGTCAGGTTATGTACATAAAGTCACACACTTGGAAATATATAAATCTTCCATAACTAATATAAAGCAAAGTCTACAAAGCAGATTATTTTTATAAGCCAACATGACAGGCTCTCTTTATGCTCCCTATATAAACACAGAGGTGAAGGAACACTACAGAGGTACAGGCGGGGGGCAGTAGTGACATGATGAAATGCGCTCCCTGCACAGCCAGGCCGCACCCGGTGCCAGGACTCCCTGCCAGTGATGGGCGGCTGATAGAACAGGCAGTAATGGAAAGGGTGCCGGGAAGCAGTCACTGGTCCTCACTGCGGCCAGGACCTGGAAAAGCAAGCCGCGCCCACCCCGGCTCCTCACCTGCAGCGGCAGCCTGGTCCCCTCTCCTGCTCCCAGCAGCGGCTCCCCCAGGTCTCGCTGCCACGCTCTGCGCCGCTCGGTTGCCAGGCGCCCGGGGAACGCGGGGAGGGTTGAGCAAGGAAACACAGTTTACAGGGCACAATCAGCCGATAAGCCGAACTATCGATACATCTCCTTCATCGTACTACTACAGGCGATGTCTGGAGGGGCGGGGCTTTGTGTTGCTAGGATACAAGGGAAGAGAAACAGACATGTTCGGAACTGTATTAGTTGGCGCTCAAACCTGGCGCTTCTGTGACGTCATTAGCTCCGCCTGCCGTGGCTTTGGTGTTACTTTAGCAGCTTCTTGATAGCTCCCGGCGTAGCGTGCACTTCCCGAGTGCCGTACCTTGTTGTGTCCGTACAAAGCCGATGAGATGTCCGCCGCTGACGAGGACACCGAGCTCCGGGATCTGCTGATCAATACGCTAGAGAACAACGGCGTGCTGAACAAGATTAAAGCTGAGCTGCGAGCCTCGGTCTTCCTGGCCTTGGAGGAGCAGGAACGGGCAGAGAACAAACCCGCCCTGGTCAATGAGAATCTCCGGCAGTTCCTGAACAGCAGGGAGGGCCGCCTGGTGTCCGGCCTGGTCACTGACTTCCTGCAGCACTTCCATTTGGACTTCACTCTGGCCGTGCTCCAGCCTGAGGCCAACCTGCCCAGCACTCCTGATGTTCGGACACATATCGCAGAAGAGCTGGGGCTGCCCGAGGCCGACAAGGGAGGCCCATTACTCCTCCAGCTGGTCAGACAAGTACAGCACAGAGAGCCCCCAGTCAATGGCCTGCAGGAGCTGCCCCCCGCACTCATGGCAGAGGCCAAGGCCAAGTTTGATGTGTATGACCGGGACAAGAATGGCGAGATCAGCAAAGAGGAGCTGAGGGATCTGTTTGTGGATCTCTTCCCTCACTTCCATAGGGACATGCTGGACAGATATGTCAATGATGAGTTCTCAGCAGCCGATAAAGATTTTAGCAGTGGCATCGACCTGCAGGAGTTTCTGGCCATGCACCGCCGACTCTTCATTCAGGGTAGGAGTGTGGTAGCCCAAGATGTTTCTGATCTCCTCCATCCTTCATCCAAGCTACAGCTCCATACCAAATCTGACAACTCCTCCTCCACCAAGAGCCATGATATCCATTCATTAAGCAACTTCATAAAGTCGCAGTCCAAAATAGACACCATCCGCTTGGATCAGGAAGAAGGGGAAGACTCCAAACTGGATGATCTAGAAGGAGATTCTTTCTTTGATGATCCCATTCCTAAACCAGAGACAACCTTTGGGTGGAAAGAGGAGACCGGTAAACCCAATGGGAGTCTTTCAGCCGTCCTCCATTCAGGAGGCGACAAGTCGGAGCCCAGCTCCCATTCAGAGGTGCCCAATATCCATGATGGCAGCTTGCATAACTCCTTAAAGGACCTTAAGCTGACTTCTGGGAAAACAAATTCCCTTGAACTTGGAGCTGGTAATGAGGATGAGTATGCCGATGACTTTAACAGCACTAGCCAGCGTTCAGATAAAAGCGAAGTCAGCATTGGGGAGGATTTAGAAGAGGAATTTTCTGTAGATGATCTAACTGGTAGTGACCATAAACTAGAGGATTTCACCCTGGACAATTCCATATCTCATATAAGTGATGTTGCAGATTACTTGGAAGATGTCTCATGATCATCGTACTGCTTTCTGCATTTTACAGAACTTTTTATGTCTGAATAAATCATCACCAGGCTTTTCATGAAAATCTAGGAATATATTAGTAATTTGTACACCCACTGATTAGTATAAGATGGAATCTACAAACATTTTGACAAGGTGTTTTCTATATAGAATGATGTGCAAGACCTGTAGAcggttataaaataaataaaagggaaaccTATAAGAGTTAGGCTGAAATTTCCTGTTCATTTGTACCTAAAATTCCAAAGGCTGACTTTCTTTTATAGTTCTTATTGTATTTAGGTGTTCCATtatatctaatgtgtgtatgggGCTGGGGGAGGTGGGTATATTGGGGTGATTTACAACAGTTGAGGAGTAAAGCCATGTACACAtgttaggatatttttttttttttgtcgtttGAAcgaatctttcatgatcttttccaacaacaaaagactgctctatggaggggggagaacaagtgagttgcacccctctgtgctctttccccttcacttgcattacagatGTTCGTGGATTCACCAGGGTGGATCTATGAAAAAAGTCGgataagtgctgtacacatgtcagattctcatcggATATTAACCCTGAAGTGATAtccagatgagaatcatctgccatgtgtacatagctatgtaaaaaaaaaaaaaaaaaaaaaaaaaaaaatctaaaaattctgGCTTGAGCCCTGCTGttgaaaaatgcatattttggcCATTTCAATTAGTCATAAGTAAGTAATAATTTGTAAAAGcttacttaaagtaaaaattaaatattcaacCCATGCTGCTGGTTTTTCAGGGTTTAATTTACAAAATAGTAATATGATGTGCTCTTGTTAACTTGGCTTCCTGGCAAGATGTCTGACTTTTTCTCATTTATATCTTGCCTGCTTGCGAGCACCCAAATCACTAATATGACTATAAATCCAGAGGTGAGAAGTCTGAATACGTTGCTTATATTTTACTTCAGGTTTCAAAATAAGACTTTCAGCCATTCACATATACTTTATCTTTGGGTTAGAGGAAGCTAAGATAATGCCCTCGGCAACTCTTGTGGGTTATGCTATACAATATTTTCTTCCTGAATTTGTTGGTACCTCCTGGGATAAAACTTTCAACAGTATTCTTGTCAAGTGTTCATACCAACATCAGATAACagatctttagtttttttttaacattcttttaaaactttggtgtttttttttttttttttatctgcatactAGCAGGATTAGAAAGACAGGTGTCTGTATCAGCTATTAAGCTTGGGAAACCTCTTGCCCTACAAACAGAAGAGTCAGGCTTTTTGTCTCAACCCTAAACTACACACCACATTCACTGTGGAGGATCACCGTCTCCACAGAAGTCCGCTGTGTAGTTGATGATAAGAATGGCTCCCATGCATGCAATGAAGACAAATCTTGGACTTGTCATCCCAGCAGGGCATGAGTATGCTGTGTATACTTATGGCAGAGTCTCGctacccaccaatgagtttagagattattattacacagtatatagtgctgacatattatgcagcactataaaaagtccatagtcatatcactagctgtccctcaaacgggctcacaatctaatgtccctaccatagtcatatgtcattattagtcTTATGGCaattattttggggggaagccaattaacctaactgcatgtttttgaatgtgggaggaaacccacacaaacatggggagaacctgcaaactccatgcagatagaatcCTAAATGAGATTCGATCCTGGGACCTTGTGCTGCAGAGTGCtaatttgttctgctttaaggtgaCTGAAGCCATAATAGTGGTCTTGAAAACATGAGTTGTACTTGTGAGTACTGCTTGAACCCAGAAAAAGCGTAAAGACAAAGTAAAACCtataaaataccgtattttctggcgcctaagacaactttttaaccccgagaaatctgtgccaaagtcgggggtcgtcttatacgccgggtacttaccaatcccctgaacggggagaagatccgagcttgGGTTAGCTAGAGTCAGCGGCCAGAGAGCTTCGGGGGAACACTGTGAGCTATGCGGTATAGATATATATGCGtgttaaaaatattgtgatttacaaatcagccactaggtggtgctgtgtgactactttatatagaagggtagacaattctaatatttaaagtaaaaattttctttgttactgttgtgcaacaaactctatattttaactggaaaagctgggggtcgtcttatacgcccggtcgtcttatacgccggaaaatacagtatttatattagctTCCCATAACTATGTGTTAAGTGGTATGGCTTATCAAGCAGATGAAGAtgccaaacctggaagaagagctGGCAAAGGTGTAAAAGGTGTAACTGAGAAAGTTTATGGGTATTGTATTACTGGATGAGATGCAAGAATAGCTTAGTTTGGTTCTGCTTTTAAGTTTAAATTGGTGTGGATAAGTCCACTACACACAACACAAAATCTGATCACGGATCAGATACATTGTATCTaaacaaaatgcaacaatgtTGGTACCAAATGTACTCCTATTTAGGAGTGAGGTCATTTCATAGTAGTAgccagtttgttttattattaacatgtttgttttttgtttgtgtatctGGGGGGTATTGTGTTTGAAAATCAGATATGcactatttttttgtgttggcaacacatttaaataaagggGCTTTACACAGCAACActcaaatacctttttttacaaTAGGTTTGCATGGAACCTAAAGAAGATATTCAGTTACAGATGCTCTAGCTATTTCTATGGCAAGCGCTATTATCTGTTCACAATACCAAACAAGCTACCAGAACTTGCTTGACAGGTAACTGTCTCTGAAGTCCCTGAGGACATGTCAGCTCTAGTTTCAGGGATTAAAGGACAGTATTATAATGTTTTTCACAAGTTTGgggtatttatttgaaaattgatCTCTTCCATGAACGCTGTACCTAAAACTTTGTTATATTGCTGCAGGGTTTACAGTAAAGAATATTATTGTATGATATTTTGCACTATATGAGGACACTCAATCACGTGACTACAATACTATTTTGAAGATATTTTTTGAAAAGTGATTATTATACACAGCACTTTTAGGTTTCCATGTGCAATACATTATAGGGACACaagttttttctatatatataaaattgtatgtaagtatgttccaccatcactcaaaaacccATGGAGACAAACTTGCTCATGTGAATgtacctgtcatctttgtacagcgctgtggtatatgtcagagctatatttggatgtatgtgtgtatgtattgctcagcacagtgtgccttttgcttattattttacatacttttttggcttttttacaaatttctggcctgtaataatgcctttgaggaAATGTAAGGtaattggccaagtgcaatcaaaggcaaaaaaatgaaacaacaccgtacaCAAGAAAATCGCTATAGctttttttatcccttttcctgtatattagaagactgcagtaaataaatacccaggcaacacCTGGTTATCAGCTAGTATATTGTACTATCTCCCTCAATTATTGGAGGAGTGTTGACCAATAGTCATGCATTGATTAATCCAAACCCCTAAATTGTTAATGTACATATTGAAACTAGTGTttgtcgaataggtcgctattcggtagaataatgcataattatttgggtcGCCGAATTCTAACTagattaaagtcaatgggggaaaaattcaggtcggtggagagcttctacagcctataaatacatttaaaaagacatgtcaagactctcccatctctgcatatatataattattatgatattatatatatataattactattataatactatataaataatatacatgctactgtacagttatattacaggtttaacttgttttttaaacagatttgtgtgatttttttaagttgtaaagtttattattacatttattaaatattgaaaatattatggtgagttatgcataagaattataggcctcaatttaaaatgaatttcaatgcaaaaaacgctttttgtgtggaaatatggacagaattagaatggtgtgtgtgtgtggggttaTTAAATAGAAAGTATCAGTAATCTGTGCCATTTATATTTGATTGGagaatagcaaattaaaaaaaaaaataaaaacatagtaaacaagaattcatttatgtgattttttattactttaatgttatattgacaAGCTTATTTCTGGatggtttaatcatctggccaaaaattaAAGTCACTGGCGGGAAATGATTGCGTCTCCCATTCTGAGACACATTTCCTGACAAATGATTATAAGCCttggaaaaatgtaaataccCGTAAACTATTTATTGCTATGTGATCAGCATTTCCCATTCTCTTTGTCTCCATAACACCACCTTATATACACTATCTATTGGTAAAAGCATAAAAGCATGTATACCTATTGAAAAATCAGGGATTTCTTCAGCATAGTTAAATAGGGAAACATTACATCAATCAAACAATGCCTAcaagtcaaaatatatttaacaaaaataccaaTAGATGGAATGATGTAAATACAACTTTGGCCTCATAAGCTTAAAAAATGGTTGGAAGGAACCAATAGGAGGCAATAAAACATTAGAAGCATGGCAATTTGTTCTGGATAAGAACATAACAGTACAGTCATGAGCGATTCTTGGGATGCTTCACATTcatcagcaaaatatttttgttggaaaCATATGTTTAGGGCGTTAGCACATAAGACTTCAGTATTTCCAATCTGCTAAAGTAAAACACAAATCTGAGTGTGTGCCTAGGAAGAAAAGCTAACAAAGATCCCTTATGGCACAAACTAATAGAACATTTCCCTGGCATTATCTATTTACAGAAGCTAGCAGaatgcaaaaatagaaaatatactCACTGTGCTGTATGGTCAGGAGCAGTAAAGGGATTGTTCTGCATAGGAAATGATGGACACATAAGCAGATCAATGTTCTCCAGGTTGCTCTAACATTTGGAAGTGGATTTGTATGTGTATAGCTCTAGGGGACACTAGGCAGAGGAGACTACAACAAGGTTGCCATGGAAAGGGCAGTTTATTTACTTTAAGGCTGAACAGAAACTGATCTGTGGCAGCCAACTGGTCAATTTCTTCTTGGTATTCATTTAACAGCACAAGTGTGAACTTAGCAGGGATGAGAGTTTAACTGTGGGGTTAGAACAACCACTGGAGTAATAGTGTTCGTTATCCAGTttccccatgtttttttttgtcagatcTTTGCTAGGGAGTCAATTAGAAATAAATCTAGTACATGTGAATTGCAACTACAAATACAACTACAGCAGCTTGCAACTACCGCCCTCACTCATACTGCGGTATTCATGAATATGTAGTAATGACTACGTAACCCAACAAACTGAGTTATCGTTATAATTGGTGTGAGTAAATAACCGGAACAACGCATCTTTTCATTATAGTCCCAAGAGGCGAGAGAAGTGGAGGTGGGTAAATCAGTCTAACAAAGTCTAATCAAACTGCTTTGAACAGGTAAGAACACATAAAAgggcctaatatatatatatatatatatatatatatatatatatatatatatatatatatatatatatatatatcatcatagAACAATCccagtttgtatttttaaaaaagtctacTGCACAATGGCTTAGATTGCTGAGGATCAAACCATATATAAATGCCTGGATTTCATGATTAGTAAGGCTCTACAACAGTAACAGAAAACCGGTAGATCTCAATCTGatgcagaacatttttaaaatatgtcgAGGTCAATGGGGTATTTTTAGTTCCTTACTTATTCAGGACCATCTGCCagtagtatgtatgtatgttggcTGAGATTAGTTGGATCAGCTTACTCTCTCTCGGCCTCTCCTCTGTAGCTGGCTTTGTCACATTATGGAATGGAGCAATTTAACAACCTTACTGTAGATTTTAAATAACgttaaaaattaaataagaaTTTACATCAGTATGAACAATGTTTCTGATAAGGGCTCCTATGTCTGTGTCTATTGAACTGAACAATGGGTGGAAGTAATCTACAATGTGGTTTACAGTAACAACTGAGGCCATCTCCAAGGTGCACTTACAATAACTATCCCGCTGAGCTGAtcttattattttttagggggtTTATAAAGGAATATGTTGATAATTAATGCACTAGACCTTATTTTTTACctgaataaagaaataattcTGTCTTCCTTGGGTCCAGCATCAGTTTATCCAAAGGAGATTTCTCTGATGGATTTAGTAGGTTATTGTTCAGGTATGTGATTTGATCTAGAAGGTTCTCCCTTTCCCTATAAAGGTTCAGTCTGCCATGACTGTGTGTGCCTCTTGTGCATTTCTGTTCTCtgtttcttaccttttttttatcaaggtTTTCAAGTTCAATATATTAGCTTCAGGATATTGTAATTTTGACTACAAGGTTTAGCAGGCAGCATTGTGAGTGTAATAATCTATGTTTAGAATGAAAAATTGGCATCAAAAGGTTGCagctacctttaaaaaaaaaNNNNNNNNNNNNNNNNNNNNNNNNNNNNNNNNNNNNNNNNNNNNNNNNNNNNNNNNNNNNNNNNNNNNNNNNNNNNNNNNNNNNNNNNNNNNNNNNNNNNNNNNNNNNNNNNNNNNNNNNNNNNNNNNNNNNNNNNNNNNNNNNNNNNNNNNNNNNNNNNNNNNNNNNNNNNNNNNNNNNNNNNNNNNNNNNNNNNNNNNNNNNNNNNNNNNNNNNNNNNNNNNNNNNNNNNNNNNNNNNNNNNNNNNNNNNNNNNNNNNNNNNNNNNNNNNNNNNNNNNNNNNNNNNNNNNNNNNNNNNNNNNNNNNNNNNNNNNNNNNNNNNNNNNNNNNNNNNNNNNNNNNNNNNNNNNNNNNNNNNNNNNNNNNNNNNNNNNNNNNNNNNNNNNNNNNNNNNNNNNNNNNNNNNNNNNNNNNNNNNNNNNNNNNNNNNNNNNNNNNNNNNNNNNNNNNNNNNNNNNNNNNNNNNNNNNNNNNNNNNNNNNNNNNNNNNNNNNNNNNNNNNNNNNNNNNNNNNNNNNNNNNNNNNNNNNNNNNNNNNNNNNNNNNNNNNNNNNNNNNNNNNNNNNNNNNNNNNNNNNNNNNNNNNNNNNNNNNNNNNNNNNNNNNNNNNNNNNNNNNNNNNNNNNNNNNNNNNNNNNNNNNNNNNNNNNNNNNNNNNNNNNNNNNNNNNNNNNNNNNNNNNNNNNNNNNNNNNNNNNNNNNNNNNNNNNNNNNNNNNNNNNNNNNNNNNNNNNNNNNNNNNNNNNNNNNNNNNNNNNNNNNNNNNNNNNNNNNNNNNNNNNNNNNNNNNNNNNNNNNNNNNNNNNNNNNNNNNNNNN from Pyxicephalus adspersus chromosome 4, UCB_Pads_2.0, whole genome shotgun sequence carries:
- the CEP43 gene encoding centrosomal protein 43 — encoded protein: MSAADEDTELRDLLINTLENNGVLNKIKAELRASVFLALEEQERAENKPALVNENLRQFLNSREGRLVSGLVTDFLQHFHLDFTLAVLQPEANLPSTPDVRTHIAEELGLPEADKGGPLLLQLVRQVQHREPPVNGLQELPPALMAEAKAKFDVYDRDKNGEISKEELRDLFVDLFPHFHRDMLDRYVNDEFSAADKDFSSGIDLQEFLAMHRRLFIQGRSVVAQDVSDLLHPSSKLQLHTKSDNSSSTKSHDIHSLSNFIKSQSKIDTIRLDQEEGEDSKLDDLEGDSFFDDPIPKPETTFGWKEETGKPNGSLSAVLHSGGDKSEPSSHSEVPNIHDGSLHNSLKDLKLTSGKTNSLELGAGNEDEYADDFNSTSQRSDKSEVSIGEDLEEEFSVDDLTGSDHKLEDFTLDNSISHISDVADYLEDVS